Proteins co-encoded in one Christiangramia fulva genomic window:
- the pabB gene encoding aminodeoxychorismate synthase component I has translation MRTSRIFEIKDLTKFKQRLLEWSLHSREIVWLDSNEYQSENGEYDAILAVEAFTALKTDHFNAFDKLKEYQETTGDWIFGYLSYDLKNDVEDLKSENFDGLQFPDLYFFQPQKLIFLKGNKVEFHYLKMLDDEIDTDFNQISSTDVSSPEKLPNIQVKPRISPDQYLEKVNEMLRHIHRGDIYEANFCQEFYAENVDLNAIEIYQSLNQISKPPFAAFLKLENFNLISASPERYLKKKGKDLLSQPIKGTARRSDDPEEDLEIARELALDPKEHSENVMIVDLVRNDLSRIAKKGSVKVDELCKVYTFRQVHQLISSVRAKIADTIPPVEALRTSFPMGSMTGAPKISAMKIIEELEQTKRGLYSGAVGYFSPEGDFDFNVVIRSILYNSENKYLSFSVGGAITARSNPNKEYEECLLKAKAMREVLSAGKSEV, from the coding sequence GTGCGTACTTCTAGAATTTTTGAAATAAAGGACCTGACAAAATTCAAACAGCGTTTGCTGGAATGGAGCCTTCATTCCAGAGAAATTGTATGGCTGGATAGTAATGAATATCAGTCAGAAAACGGGGAATATGACGCCATTCTTGCCGTCGAGGCTTTCACCGCTTTAAAAACCGATCATTTCAACGCTTTTGATAAATTAAAGGAATACCAGGAAACTACCGGTGACTGGATCTTTGGTTACCTGAGCTACGACCTGAAAAATGATGTGGAAGACCTGAAATCGGAAAATTTTGACGGACTCCAATTTCCGGATCTTTATTTTTTTCAGCCTCAAAAACTGATCTTTTTAAAAGGAAATAAAGTCGAATTTCATTATCTAAAAATGCTTGATGATGAAATAGACACCGATTTTAACCAAATTTCTTCCACTGATGTTTCTTCCCCTGAAAAATTGCCAAATATTCAGGTAAAACCCCGGATTTCACCAGACCAGTATTTAGAAAAGGTAAACGAAATGCTTCGGCATATTCATCGCGGTGATATTTACGAGGCCAATTTCTGCCAGGAATTCTATGCCGAAAATGTTGACCTGAATGCCATTGAGATCTATCAGTCGTTAAATCAGATTTCGAAACCACCATTCGCGGCATTTCTGAAACTGGAAAATTTCAATCTTATTTCTGCCTCCCCTGAAAGATATCTGAAGAAAAAAGGAAAAGATCTTTTGTCCCAGCCCATAAAAGGAACTGCGAGGAGAAGCGATGATCCGGAAGAAGACCTTGAAATTGCCCGGGAACTGGCGTTAGATCCAAAGGAACATTCCGAAAATGTTATGATCGTAGACCTTGTGCGCAATGACCTTTCCCGTATAGCGAAAAAAGGAAGCGTAAAGGTAGATGAACTCTGCAAGGTTTATACGTTCCGGCAAGTGCATCAGCTCATTTCTTCGGTAAGGGCGAAAATCGCCGATACTATACCGCCGGTGGAAGCTCTGCGAACCAGTTTCCCAATGGGTAGTATGACCGGAGCTCCAAAAATCTCTGCAATGAAGATCATCGAGGAACTTGAGCAGACCAAACGCGGACTCTACAGCGGGGCCGTTGGTTACTTTTCTCCTGAAGGTGATTTCGATTTCAACGTGGTGATACGAAGTATCCTTTATAATTCGGAAAATAAATACCTCTCATTTTCGGTAGGTGGTGCCATTACCGCCAGGTCTAATCCAAATAAGGAATACGAAGAATGTCTACTGAAAGCAAAGGCCATGCGCGAAGTACTTTCTGCCGGTAAAAGCGAGGTTTAA
- a CDS encoding NADPH-dependent FMN reductase translates to MKKILSFAGSNSSTSINQQLLDNILDRIQGHEITRIKLTDYPLPLFGVDLERKQGFPENLKKIHQLIREHDALIIAVNEHNGGPSVFFKNTIDWLSRLQRDFLEDKKILLFSTSPGKRGARSSLEYTKNILTRFGGEVIESFSLPSFKDNFQDGKITNEVFDIGIDDVLTTFVHQIDE, encoded by the coding sequence ATGAAGAAAATCCTTAGTTTCGCTGGCTCAAATAGCAGTACTTCCATCAATCAGCAACTTCTAGACAATATACTCGATCGGATCCAGGGCCATGAAATAACCCGCATAAAACTTACAGATTATCCTTTACCGCTGTTTGGAGTGGATCTGGAAAGGAAGCAGGGATTTCCGGAAAACCTTAAAAAAATCCATCAGCTTATCCGGGAGCATGATGCCCTTATCATTGCTGTTAATGAGCATAATGGAGGTCCGTCAGTTTTTTTTAAAAATACGATAGATTGGCTTTCACGCTTACAGCGCGATTTTCTAGAAGACAAAAAAATCCTGTTGTTTAGTACTTCGCCCGGCAAAAGAGGAGCCCGCTCTTCGCTTGAATACACTAAAAATATCTTAACTAGATTTGGAGGTGAGGTCATTGAAAGTTTCAGTTTGCCTTCTTTTAAAGACAATTTTCAGGATGGAAAGATCACCAACGAGGTTTTTGATATAGGAATTGACGATGTGCTTACTACCTTTGTGCATCAAATTGATGAGTAA
- the lpdA gene encoding dihydrolipoyl dehydrogenase, producing the protein MSTYDVAVIGSGPGGYVAAIRCAQLGMKTAIIEKYSTLGGTCLNVGCIPSKALLDSSHHYHDAIAHFEEHGIEIPGEVKLNLEKMMERKSSVVSQTCDGVKFLMDKNKIDVIHGVGSFKDKTHINIEKDGETQTIEAKKIIIATGSKPANLPFIELDKERVITSTEALTLKEVPKHMIVIGGGVIGLELGQVYRRLGAEVTVVEFMDRIIPTMDGALSKELQKVLKKQGIKFHVSTKVKSVERNGDEIVVKADDKKDKEIELKGDYCLVSVGRRPFTDGLNAEAAGVELDDKGRVKVNDHLQTSADNIYAIGDVVRGAMLAHKAEEEGTMVAELMAGQKPHIDYNLIPGVVYTWPEVAAVGKTEEQLKEEGVKYKEGKFPMRALGRSRASGDLDGFVKILADEKTDEVLGIHLIGARMADLIAEAVTAMEFRASAEDISRMSHAHPTFAEAMKEAALAATDNRALHV; encoded by the coding sequence ATGAGTACATATGATGTTGCAGTGATCGGTTCGGGTCCCGGAGGTTATGTGGCGGCCATTCGTTGCGCCCAGTTAGGAATGAAAACTGCAATCATTGAAAAATATTCCACTCTTGGAGGTACCTGTCTTAACGTTGGCTGTATCCCGAGTAAAGCGCTGCTCGATTCTTCTCATCATTATCACGACGCCATTGCTCATTTTGAGGAACATGGGATAGAAATTCCGGGCGAGGTAAAACTGAATCTTGAAAAAATGATGGAGCGTAAATCATCGGTGGTGAGTCAGACCTGTGATGGTGTGAAGTTCCTCATGGATAAAAATAAAATCGATGTGATTCATGGCGTAGGTTCTTTTAAAGATAAGACCCACATCAATATTGAAAAAGATGGCGAAACCCAGACGATAGAGGCGAAAAAGATCATTATCGCGACTGGATCGAAACCTGCTAATCTTCCGTTCATCGAGCTTGACAAAGAGAGAGTGATCACTTCTACTGAAGCTTTAACGCTGAAAGAAGTGCCAAAACATATGATCGTGATCGGGGGCGGAGTTATTGGTCTCGAACTCGGTCAGGTATACCGTCGGCTTGGAGCAGAAGTGACCGTTGTGGAGTTTATGGATCGCATCATTCCTACCATGGATGGAGCGCTTTCCAAAGAACTTCAGAAGGTATTGAAAAAGCAGGGGATTAAATTCCATGTGAGCACCAAGGTGAAATCGGTGGAAAGGAATGGTGATGAGATCGTGGTAAAAGCCGATGATAAAAAGGATAAAGAGATCGAACTGAAAGGAGACTACTGCCTTGTTTCTGTTGGTCGCCGACCATTTACAGATGGATTGAATGCTGAAGCAGCCGGAGTTGAGTTGGATGATAAAGGTCGAGTGAAAGTGAACGATCACCTTCAGACTTCTGCCGATAATATCTACGCGATTGGAGATGTGGTTCGCGGAGCCATGCTCGCGCATAAAGCCGAAGAAGAAGGCACCATGGTCGCCGAATTGATGGCTGGTCAAAAACCACATATAGATTATAACCTTATTCCTGGCGTGGTATATACCTGGCCTGAAGTTGCCGCGGTTGGAAAGACCGAAGAGCAGTTAAAAGAGGAAGGTGTAAAATATAAGGAAGGTAAATTCCCTATGCGCGCTTTGGGTCGGTCCCGTGCCAGCGGCGATCTCGACGGATTTGTAAAGATCCTTGCCGATGAAAAGACCGATGAGGTGCTGGGAATTCACCTGATTGGAGCCCGTATGGCCGATTTGATTGCTGAAGCGGTTACGGCTATGGAATTCAGGGCTTCTGCCGAAGATATTTCGAGAATGAGCCATGCTCACCCAACATTTGCTGAAGCGATGAAAGAAGCGGCACTTGCGGCCACTGATAACAGGGCTTTGCACGTGTAA
- a CDS encoding Lrp/AsnC family transcriptional regulator, which translates to MKIDELDRKILMHLQQDSKKTNKEISNDLGLSVTAVYERIRKLEKAGIISKYVAVLAPEKIEKGFMVLCQVKLIQHKKDFLHKFEKEVAHLPEVTECLHVSGDYDYILKVLVKDMDAYREFMVTKLTNLDHIGSTTSIFTINKVKETTVINL; encoded by the coding sequence ATGAAAATCGATGAACTGGACCGGAAGATACTGATGCACCTCCAGCAGGACAGCAAAAAGACAAATAAGGAAATTTCGAATGATCTCGGACTTTCGGTAACCGCAGTATATGAGCGTATTCGAAAACTGGAAAAGGCCGGCATCATTTCAAAATATGTAGCCGTTCTTGCTCCCGAAAAAATAGAAAAAGGCTTTATGGTGCTTTGTCAGGTAAAACTCATTCAGCATAAAAAGGATTTTCTCCACAAATTCGAAAAGGAAGTAGCGCATCTTCCGGAGGTTACCGAATGCCTTCACGTGAGCGGTGATTACGATTATATTTTAAAAGTCCTGGTAAAAGACATGGATGCATACCGCGAATTCATGGTCACCAAACTCACGAATCTCGACCATATAGGCTCGACCACGAGTATCTTCACCATTAATAAAGTCAAGGAAACGACGGTGATCAACCTCTGA
- a CDS encoding aminotransferase class I/II-fold pyridoxal phosphate-dependent enzyme, with protein sequence MKYKPADRIQDLQYFGEFGGVNPSISDSSTYTFLSAKTMFDTFEGNAEGCYLYSRHSSPSNLYLGEALAAMEGTETANVTASGMGAITSALLQLCKNGDHIVCSRTIYGGTYAFLKNFAPQLGITTTFVDITKTDVVEAAIQKNTKVIYCESVSNPLLEVADIEELAKIAKTNKLQLLVDNTFSPLSISPAKLGADVVIHSLTKFINGSSDTVGGVVCGSRDFINDLRNVNDGAAMLLGPTMDSLRAASILKNLRTLHIRMKQHSHNAQFLAEKFQEDGFKTVYPGLKSHPGHVLFKKMMNEDYGFGGMLTIDVGSLAKANELMELMQKENLGYLAVSLGFYKTLFSAPGTSTSSEIPEEEQREMGLSDGLIRFSIGLDNNIERTYEKMKECMIKVGVLEAEIA encoded by the coding sequence ATGAAGTACAAACCGGCAGATCGCATTCAGGATTTGCAATATTTTGGCGAATTTGGAGGAGTGAATCCTTCAATTTCCGATTCATCGACCTATACCTTCCTTTCCGCAAAAACCATGTTCGATACCTTTGAGGGAAATGCGGAAGGTTGTTATCTATATTCCCGCCACTCCTCGCCTTCCAATCTTTACCTGGGTGAAGCCCTTGCCGCTATGGAAGGAACCGAAACGGCGAATGTAACCGCCTCGGGCATGGGAGCGATTACTTCGGCCCTTCTTCAGCTTTGTAAAAACGGCGATCATATTGTTTGCAGCCGCACTATTTATGGCGGTACCTATGCCTTTCTGAAGAATTTCGCACCTCAGCTGGGTATTACCACCACTTTTGTGGATATTACAAAAACCGATGTGGTTGAAGCCGCAATTCAGAAAAATACAAAAGTGATCTATTGTGAGAGCGTAAGTAATCCGTTGCTTGAAGTGGCCGATATTGAAGAACTGGCAAAAATCGCTAAAACCAACAAGCTGCAGCTTCTGGTTGATAATACCTTTTCGCCATTATCTATAAGTCCGGCAAAATTAGGCGCCGATGTGGTGATTCACAGCCTTACTAAATTCATCAACGGCAGCAGCGATACAGTTGGCGGCGTGGTTTGCGGCTCCCGTGATTTTATCAATGACCTGCGGAATGTGAACGACGGCGCAGCGATGCTTCTGGGTCCGACCATGGATAGCCTCAGGGCAGCATCCATTTTAAAGAATTTACGTACACTTCATATTCGCATGAAACAACACAGCCATAACGCGCAGTTTTTAGCTGAAAAATTCCAGGAAGACGGATTTAAAACCGTTTACCCCGGGCTAAAATCTCATCCGGGACATGTACTCTTCAAAAAAATGATGAACGAAGACTATGGTTTTGGCGGAATGCTTACCATAGATGTTGGTTCTCTGGCCAAGGCCAATGAACTTATGGAACTCATGCAGAAAGAAAATCTGGGCTACCTCGCCGTAAGCCTTGGTTTCTATAAAACATTATTCAGCGCTCCCGGCACTTCTACTTCTTCTGAAATTCCGGAAGAAGAACAAAGAGAAATGGGACTCAGCGACGGACTCATTCGTTTTTCCATTGGTCTGGACAATAATATCGAGAGGACCTACGAAAAAATGAAAGAATGTATGATCAAGGTTGGAGTACTCGAGGCTGAAATAGCCTAA
- the nhaC gene encoding Na+/H+ antiporter NhaC, whose translation MENSTANPENEPIIENRELNIWEALIPVVALIGMLAFNVWVFGDSALDGSNQFILLMGGAVAAIVGHFNKVKFETMLDEVARNIQSTAGAILILLMVGALAGTWLISGIIPTMIYYGLQILNPTIFLAATVIICSIISVATGSSWTTSATVGIALVGIADALGIPLGMTAGAILSGAYFGDKMSPLSDTTNLAPAMAGTDLFTHIRYMAITTVPTITITIIIFIIIGLNLDTHGTTDTSAILNSIDSAFNISPWLFLVPVIVIVLIIKKTSPLVALLIGTLLGAVAALIAQPHVVLAISGSEHLDFISGYKGIMKAITVDTAVQTDSEALNDLFASSGMAGMLGTIWLILCAMVFGGIMEAIGALAKISKALLNMFHTTFGLFASTVGSCVALNATASDQYLAIVVPGKMFANAYREKGLAPENLSRTLEDSGTVTSVLVPWNTCGAYHSGVLGVPTLSYIGYAFFNYLSPFMTLLYAALNIKIRRLTDKKK comes from the coding sequence ATGGAAAACTCTACTGCGAATCCAGAAAATGAACCAATCATTGAGAATCGCGAACTGAATATCTGGGAAGCCCTTATTCCCGTTGTTGCACTTATCGGAATGCTAGCCTTTAACGTCTGGGTTTTTGGCGATTCAGCATTAGACGGGTCCAATCAGTTTATTCTTTTAATGGGAGGAGCAGTCGCCGCAATAGTAGGCCATTTCAATAAAGTGAAGTTTGAAACCATGCTCGATGAAGTAGCCCGAAATATACAGAGTACGGCAGGAGCGATTTTGATCCTTCTGATGGTTGGAGCGCTTGCTGGGACATGGCTGATAAGTGGAATTATTCCCACGATGATCTATTACGGACTCCAAATTCTGAATCCGACGATTTTTCTGGCAGCAACTGTGATTATTTGCTCCATTATTTCTGTCGCCACTGGAAGTTCCTGGACCACCTCAGCTACGGTAGGAATCGCGCTGGTGGGAATTGCCGATGCCTTGGGAATTCCGCTGGGAATGACTGCCGGGGCCATACTTTCGGGAGCTTATTTTGGTGATAAAATGTCGCCCTTAAGCGACACTACCAACCTTGCACCTGCCATGGCGGGAACCGATCTTTTTACACATATAAGATATATGGCAATTACCACGGTGCCTACAATAACCATTACCATCATTATTTTCATCATCATAGGCCTGAATCTTGATACTCATGGAACTACCGACACTTCGGCCATCCTTAATTCTATAGATTCAGCTTTTAATATAAGTCCGTGGCTGTTCCTGGTGCCCGTGATAGTTATTGTCCTTATTATAAAGAAAACCTCTCCTCTCGTAGCCCTTCTTATAGGAACACTGCTGGGAGCCGTTGCCGCCCTTATCGCACAGCCTCATGTGGTCCTGGCGATTAGTGGCAGTGAACATTTAGATTTTATCAGCGGCTATAAAGGCATTATGAAAGCCATCACCGTTGATACCGCCGTACAAACCGATTCAGAGGCTTTAAATGATCTTTTTGCTTCCAGTGGAATGGCCGGAATGCTCGGAACCATCTGGCTTATACTTTGTGCGATGGTTTTTGGCGGAATTATGGAAGCCATCGGAGCCCTGGCAAAAATCAGCAAGGCATTACTGAATATGTTCCATACCACTTTTGGTTTGTTTGCCAGCACGGTAGGAAGTTGTGTGGCTCTGAATGCGACAGCTTCAGATCAATACCTGGCCATTGTCGTCCCGGGTAAAATGTTTGCAAACGCTTACCGGGAAAAAGGCCTTGCTCCTGAAAACCTTAGCCGAACGCTCGAAGATTCAGGTACGGTTACCTCTGTTCTTGTTCCTTGGAATACCTGTGGTGCTTACCATAGCGGAGTGCTTGGAGTACCTACCTTAAGTTATATTGGTTACGCCTTTTTCAATTACCTGAGTCCGTTTATGACTTTACTCTACGCGGCATTGAATATTAAAATCAGGAGACTTACCGACAAGAAAAAATAA
- a CDS encoding peroxiredoxin: MALVGKKFPNLSVNAMNGMGDTFQINVLEEAQKNNKKVLLFWYPKDFTFVCPTELHAFQKALEEFEKRNVMVIGASCDTPEVHFAWLNTPKDNGGIEGVTYPILADSNRNLSSRLDILDISNESYDEETGALTVEGDNVTYRATYLIDEEGTIFHESINHMPLGRNVNEFLRLIDAYTHVQEKGEVCPANWEEGKEAMNADREGVANYLSLN, from the coding sequence ATGGCTTTAGTAGGAAAAAAATTTCCAAATCTTAGCGTAAACGCAATGAATGGGATGGGTGACACTTTCCAAATAAATGTTTTGGAAGAGGCCCAGAAAAACAATAAAAAAGTATTGCTTTTCTGGTACCCAAAAGATTTCACCTTTGTGTGCCCAACCGAACTTCACGCTTTTCAAAAAGCTCTGGAAGAATTTGAAAAAAGAAATGTAATGGTGATCGGAGCTTCCTGTGATACTCCCGAAGTTCACTTCGCCTGGTTAAACACTCCAAAAGATAACGGGGGAATCGAAGGTGTAACTTACCCAATTCTTGCCGATTCTAATCGCAACCTTAGCTCAAGACTTGATATTCTTGATATCTCCAATGAATCTTATGATGAGGAAACAGGTGCTTTGACCGTTGAAGGTGATAATGTAACTTACCGTGCAACCTATCTTATCGATGAGGAAGGAACAATTTTCCACGAAAGCATTAACCATATGCCACTTGGAAGAAACGTAAATGAATTCCTTCGTTTGATCGACGCTTACACTCACGTTCAGGAAAAAGGAGAGGTTTGCCCTGCCAACTGGGAAGAAGGTAAAGAAGCGATGAATGCTGACCGCGAAGGTGTTGCTAACTACCTTAGCTTAAATTAA
- a CDS encoding thioredoxin family protein encodes MIHELEQDNLSELVENNETVVVQYMAGWCGNCRLMKPKFKKLASENENAKFIMVDAEKYPESRKLATVDNLPTFATFKNGSFKNQVQTNKFDQLKNLVDEVTSN; translated from the coding sequence ATGATTCACGAATTAGAACAGGATAACTTAAGCGAACTGGTAGAAAACAACGAAACAGTGGTTGTGCAATACATGGCCGGATGGTGCGGAAACTGCCGTTTGATGAAGCCCAAGTTCAAAAAACTGGCTTCAGAAAACGAAAATGCTAAATTTATAATGGTGGATGCTGAAAAATATCCGGAATCGCGTAAACTGGCTACCGTTGATAACCTGCCAACCTTCGCGACCTTTAAAAACGGAAGTTTTAAGAATCAGGTTCAAACCAATAAGTTTGACCAGTTAAAAAACTTAGTCGATGAAGTTACCAGTAATTAG
- a CDS encoding DUF6952 family protein, whose amino-acid sequence MKLPVIRHLQKNNEVEKLEHTIEVLENFTEHRSVSEEEMDVIGELLTNLCGAVEVHKMIEDGVPERDAANNFVKKVLGSIDK is encoded by the coding sequence ATGAAGTTACCAGTAATTAGACATCTGCAGAAGAACAATGAGGTTGAGAAGCTTGAGCACACTATAGAAGTGCTGGAAAATTTCACCGAACACCGCTCGGTTTCTGAAGAAGAAATGGATGTGATAGGCGAATTGCTCACCAACCTTTGCGGAGCTGTGGAAGTCCATAAAATGATTGAAGACGGAGTTCCCGAAAGGGATGCCGCTAATAATTTTGTGAAGAAAGTGTTAGGTTCTATAGACAAATAA
- the tpx gene encoding thiol peroxidase — protein sequence MAKIDFEGEKVTTYGNLPPIGEKAPHFELIKSDLSIATLEDFKGKRIIMNIFPSIDTGVCATSVKNFNEKATKLDNTVVLCISRDLPFAQQRFVNDEGLKNVVNLSDFKDRNFGKDYGVEMIDGPWETLLSRAVLVLDETGKVIYSEQVPKIEEEPDYLAALKTLL from the coding sequence ATGGCAAAAATAGATTTTGAAGGAGAAAAAGTGACGACCTATGGGAACCTTCCCCCAATTGGAGAAAAGGCTCCCCATTTTGAATTAATCAAATCTGATCTTTCCATTGCAACCTTAGAAGACTTTAAAGGAAAAAGAATAATAATGAATATTTTTCCAAGTATAGACACCGGTGTCTGTGCCACTTCGGTCAAAAATTTCAACGAGAAGGCAACAAAACTTGACAATACCGTTGTTTTATGTATATCCCGGGACCTTCCCTTTGCGCAACAGCGGTTTGTTAACGATGAAGGCCTGAAAAACGTGGTAAACCTCTCCGATTTCAAAGACCGGAATTTTGGAAAGGACTACGGCGTTGAAATGATTGATGGCCCCTGGGAAACCCTTCTCTCAAGAGCCGTTTTGGTTCTGGACGAAACCGGAAAAGTAATTTATTCTGAACAGGTGCCTAAAATTGAGGAGGAACCTGATTATCTTGCAGCACTGAAAACGCTTTTATAA
- a CDS encoding diacylglycerol kinase codes for MKNSFLGKRIRGGGYAMKGAWLLLMHEPSIQVQFVISILVCIAGLYFDISKTEWIAQFFAIGLVMTAEGLNTAVEAIADFVHPDFHAKIGHIKDVAAGSVFIAAVTAVIIAAFIYFPYIF; via the coding sequence ATGAAAAACAGTTTCCTCGGAAAAAGGATCAGAGGAGGTGGATACGCGATGAAAGGCGCATGGCTGTTGTTAATGCATGAGCCTAGCATTCAGGTGCAGTTTGTTATTTCAATTTTGGTGTGTATTGCCGGACTTTATTTCGACATCTCGAAAACCGAATGGATCGCGCAGTTCTTTGCCATTGGCCTGGTGATGACCGCTGAAGGATTGAACACAGCCGTTGAAGCAATTGCCGACTTTGTACACCCCGATTTCCATGCGAAGATCGGCCATATCAAAGATGTTGCCGCGGGCTCGGTCTTTATTGCCGCAGTTACGGCAGTTATTATCGCCGCTTTTATTTATTTCCCTTATATTTTCTAA